The following are from one region of the Mixophyes fleayi isolate aMixFle1 chromosome 7, aMixFle1.hap1, whole genome shotgun sequence genome:
- the LOC142097189 gene encoding microfibril-associated glycoprotein 4-like, whose product MWSYLALLTLSLCLERGHQAADVEPRNQANIIGCVNTCHPQDCSDVYAQGLTSDGVYLIYTGGELSPVIPVYCDMTTKDGPWTVFQKRFDGVVDFYRGWEDYKFGFGRADGEYWLGLKNIHLLTQKKSYRLRIDLEDFANDTRFMTYSSFCLSRLAISPEEDGYKLYLDGFKEGDSTKPAGDSLKGHPGMMFSTYDHDRDMYTGNCAELYHGAFWYNKCHGANLNGKYLHGTTTEYAAGVVWYSWKGSYYSLKRSEMKIAPSVAGSSNNN is encoded by the exons ATGTGGAGTTATCTCGCCCTCCTCACCCTGTCCCTGTGTCTGGAGAGGGGTCATCAAGCTGCGGACGTGGAACCCAGGAACCAAGCTAATA TCATTGGCTGTGTAAATACCTGTCACCCCCAAGACTGCTCGGATGTGTATGCCCAGGGTCTGACCTCAGATGGTGTGTATCTGATATACACCGGTGGAGAGCTCTCTCCTGTGATACCTGTGTACTGTGACATGACCACTAAGGATGGACCATGGACT GTGTTTCAGAAGAGGTTTGATGGCGTTGTGGACTTTTATCGCGGTTGGGAAGATTATAAGTTTGGGTTTGGACGAGCGGATGGAGAGTACTGGCTGG gtttgaaaaacatTCACCTCCTCACACAGAAGAAGTCATATCGCCTCCGGATTGACTTGGAGGATTTTGCAAATGACACGCGTTTCATGACATACAGCAGCTTTTGCCTTTCACGTTTGGCAATTTCTCCTGAGGAGGATGGGTACAAATTGTACTTGGACGGATTTAAAGAAGGGGACTCAACAAAACCTGCTG GAGATTCTCTAAAAGGCCATCCTGGAATGATGTTTTCCACCTATGACCATGACAGAGATATGTATACAGGTAACTGCGCTGAGTTATATCACGGAGCCTTTTGGTACAACAAGTGTCACGGTGCCAATCTTAACGGGAAATATCTGCATGGTACCACTACGGAGTACGCAGCTGGTGTGGTCTGGTACTCATGGAAAGGATCCTACTATTCCTTAAAGAGGAGTGAGATGAAGATAGCGCCATCTGTGGCAGGATCCAGTAACAACAATTAA